One genomic window of Arachis stenosperma cultivar V10309 chromosome 10, arast.V10309.gnm1.PFL2, whole genome shotgun sequence includes the following:
- the LOC130957300 gene encoding glycine-rich cell wall structural protein 1.8-like, which yields MKKNNEQIKGTACCGTWKGERSRTGRKRLGGGGGGVWRGGGHGGAEGQFGQGGKGGDGGMWEMGGCCWLRGLWLTVVAVYGGAEGAVAEEEGEEERGRKKGRGEREGRWRRRLGGWRRPGGVGGGWVVAAADRGRREGEGVEFVVDGNGLGMGVSSGFVSSIPL from the exons atgaagaaaaacaaCGAACAGATAAAAGGGACTGCGTGTTGCGGAACCTGGAAGGGCGAAAGAAGTAGAACGGGTAGAAAACGGCTGGGTGGTGGCGGTGGCGGCGTCTGGCGCGGTGGAGGGCACGGCGGCGCAGAGGGGCAGTTCGGTCAGGGGGGAAAGGGAGGGGATGGGGGGATGTGGGAAATGGGGGGCTGTTGCTGGTTGAGGGGGTTGTGGTTGACGGTGGTGGCGGTGTATGGGGGCGCAGAGGGGGCAGTGGCGGAGGAGgagggggaagaagagagaggaagaaagaagggaagaggagAGAGGGAGGGTAGGTGGCGGCGGCGTCTGGGTGGTTGGCGGCGTCCGGGTGGTGTCGGTGGTGGCTGGGTGGTGGCGGCGGCGGATAGAGGAAGGAGAGAGGGGGAAGGGGTGGAG TTTGTGGTGGATGGTAACGGCCTTGGAATGggtgtttccagtggttttGTAAGTTCTATTCCCTTATAA